The DNA window TCGAAGGCGATGCCCAGGACGATCGACAGGACGCCGATGACGACGGTGGTGATCTTCGAGACGCGGATTTCGTCGGCCTCGTTGACGCGGCCCTTGGCGAAGACCGAGGCGTAGAGGTCATGGGAGACCGCCGAGGCGCCGGCCAGCGTCAGACCCGCGACCACCGCCAGGATGGTGGCGAAGGCGACCGCCGAGATGAAGCCGTAGAACAGATCGCCGCCGACCGCATGGGCGGTGTGGATGGCCGCCATGTTGGTGCCGCCGATGACGTTGGCGATCACCGCCTTGGCGCCGGCCGCCGGGGCCGCCGTCAGGAAGGGATAGGCGCCGGTGGCGTCGGGGGCCAGGATCATCAGGATGGCGCCGAAGCCGATGATGAAGGTCAGGATGTAGAAGTAGCCGATGAAGCCGGTGGCGTAGAAGACCGACTTGCGGGCTTCCTTGGCGTCGGCGACGGTGAAGAAGCGCATCAGGATATGCGGCAGGCCGGCGGTGCCGAACATCAGCGCCATGCCCAGCGAGATCGCGGAGACCGGATCGCTGATCAGCGCGCCCGGCGACATGATCGCCAGACCCTTCGGGTGGATGTCGACGGCGGCCTTGAACATCGCCTCGGGGCTGAAGCCGAACTTCGCCAGGATCATGAAGGCCATGAAGGAGGCGCCGGACAGCAGCATCACCGCCTTGATGATCTGCACCCAGGTGGTGGCCAGCATGCCGCCGAAGGTCACGTAACCGATCATCAGCACGCCGACGATGATGACGGCGACCAGATAGTCGAGGCCGAACAGCAGCTGGATCAGCTTGCCGGCACCCACCATCTGGGCGATCAGGTAGAAGGTGACGGTCGCCAGCGAGCCGCAGGCCGACAGGGTGCGGATCGGCGTCTGCTGGAAGCGGTAGGAGGCGACGTCGGCGAAGGTGTATTTGCCGAGGTTGCGCAGCCGTTCCGCGATCAGGAACAGGATGATCGGCCAGCCGACCAGCCAGCCCACCGAGAAGATCAGGCCGTCGAAGCCGTTGGCGTACACCAGGCCGGCGATGCCCAGGAAGGACGCGGCCGACATGTAGTCGCCGGCGATGGCCAGACCGTTCTGGAAGCCGGTGATGCCGCCGCCGGCGGCGTAGAAGTCCTTGGCCGACTTCGTCCGGCGGGCCGCCCAGAAGGTGATGCCCAGCGTCAGGAGGACGAAGATCATGAACATGATGATGGCGGACCAGTTCGTCGCCTGCTTCGTCACGGCGCCTTCGACGGCGGCGGCGTAAGCGGAGGCGGGAACCAGCGCGCCCGCCATGGACGCCAGGGCGGCGGCCGGGGCGGCGATGCGGGTGGTGGCGGCGCGGATCACTTCGATTCCTCCAGAATCTGGCGGTTCAGCTCGTCGAATTCGCCGTTCGCCCGATAGACGTAGATGCCGGTCAGGATGAAGGCGGACACGATGGTGAAGACGCCGACCGGAATGCCCCAGGTCGTAACGCCGGAGCCGATCGGCGTGCCCAGGAAGCTCTTCCCGAACGCCACCAGCAGAATGAAGCCGAAATAGATGACCAGCATGGCAATCGACAAAGTCCAGGCGAAGGCGGACCGTTTGGCCACCAGTTCCTGGAACTTTGGATTGTTCAGGATCCGTGTTGCATTTGGAGTCATGTGCGTCCCCTCATCGAGTGCCGGCGATTGTTCGACGGTCTTTAAGACACTCGGGCATTTTCCGTCCGGGCGATCGCGTCCGGGCTTCTCCCCGTAATTCGTACGCCCTTGACCTGCCCAATTGTTTGATACAGATCATTGTTGGGCGCACCCCCTACCTTGGTCGATGGGAAGGCGCACCGACCAGGGACGATCCCCCGGAAACCGAGGCTCGGGCAGGGCTGCAGCCGGACATGAGAAAGGCGCGCCAGTTTCCGGGCGCGCCTTACAAACAGTCAGCTTTTCAAATGGTTTCGTTGGGAATCAGTGGTGCGCCGCATCCGGCGCGGCGGTCCGGTCCCTCAGGAATCGGTCCGCGGGATCCACGGAATGCGGTGAAATGTCACACCCTCCTCGTGGAGTTCGGCGACCTCGTCGTCCGACGCCTCGCCATAGATGCCGCGGGGATCGGTCTCGCCGTAATGGATGCGCCGCGCCTCCTCGGCGAAGCGGTCGCCGACATAATCGCAGTTCTTCTCCACGCTGCGCCGCACCTCGGTCAGCTGCCGCATCACCTCGGCCACCGCCTCGCGCTGGGCGTCGTTCAGGCTGGGCGGCAGGGCGGCGACCATGTCGGCGGCGCTGGGCAGTGGAACCGGGGCGGGAATCGGCGCCGGCAGGGTTGCGGGCGCGGCGTTGGACGGGGCAGCCGGGGCAGCGGACGGCGGGGCGTTCGCCGCGACGGCTTCGGCCTGGTCGCGGGCGCGGTCGGCGGCCCTGGCGACTCCCTTGGCGATGCGCGGGGCCATCGGCGCCTTGCCGACGACGGTGTCGCCGCAGATCGGGCAGGCGATCTGGTGCGCCGCCGCCTGTTCGTCATAGGCGGCGCCGTTGCGGAACCACGCCTCGAACCGGTGGTCGGCCGAGCATCTCAACGCGAAGAGGATCATATCCCCACAAGCCCCAAACTAACCCGCAGCTGGAAGATCCGCCCCGGTGCGCCGGTCCGGGTTGCGGCGCGACTCGGTATTTGTCCTAATTCAGCACGACCGGGCCGCGCCGTCAAACGCCGGGCGGGTCCGTTGTCCATACCTCCTGTGATATCGTTCCCGCGGCCCCGGAAAAGAAGTCCCGCCGAGGAGAATCCGACCATGTCCACGCCCCACCCGCTTTCGCCGCCCTCCCCCTGGGTGGAGCGCTTCGCCCCGCTGGTGCGGGCGGGCGGCCCGGTGCTCGACCTCGCCTGCGGCGGCGGGCGGCATCTTCGGCTGTTCCACCGGCGCGGCCATCCGGTGGCCGGGCTGGACCGCGACCTCGGCGGCGTCGCCGACCTGGACGGCAGCGCGGGCGTCACCCTGATCCAGGCCGATCTGGAGAGCGGCGACTCGGGCAGCCACACCCCCTCCCTGCCGACCGCCGGCCGCTTCGCCGGGATCGTCGTCACCAACTACCTGCACCGCCCGCTCTTCCCCGCCATCCTGGCGGCGCTGGAACCGGGCGGCGTGCTGATCTACGAGACCTTCGCCGACGGCAACGCCCGCTTCGGCCGCCCGTCCTCCCCCGACTTCCTGCTGCGCCGGGGCGAGCTGCTGGAGGCGGTGCGCGGCACGCTTCAGGTGGTGGCCTTCGAACAGGGAGAGATATCAGTGCCCAAGCCCGCGGTGGTGCAGCGGATCTGCGCCGTCGCCGGGAACGATCCGCTGCCGCTCTGAGGCATCCTTACTCGTCGCTGTCGTCGGGAACCGGCTTCTGCTCCCCGCGGATGCGGCGGCGGCGGTCCTCCTTGCGCATGATCTGCTTGCCATGCTTGTGCTGCGCCGGCCCCTCCAGCGGGCCGCCGGGACGCACCGGGCGCTCGGCGAAGCGGCCCAGCGAGATCATCCGGTCATACATCACCAGCGCCCCGGCGACGCCGACATTGATGCAGAAGGACATCGGGATCTTCACCACATGGTCGCAGCGCGCCAGCAGGGCGGGCGACAGGCTGTCGCGCTCCGGCCCCAGCACATAGGCGGCGCGCGACGGGTGGCGGAAGCTGGGCAGCTCCACCGCATCGTCGGTCAGCTCCACCCCGACCAGCATGCAGTCCCTGGGCAGGGTGAAGTCGGCGACCCGCTCGTGGATGTAGAGCGGCAGGTGCAGCGTGGCGCCCGAGGTATCGACCAGCTTCGTCTCCCGCAGATCCGGTTCCGGATCGATGGCGAAGAAGAAGGAGGCGCCGAAGGCATGGGCGGTGCGCATCAGGTTGCCGACATTGCCCGGCTTGCTGATCCGCTCCACCCCGATTCCGAAATAACCACGCATGAAGAACCCGCTGCTCCAGGTAAGGATAACCGGGCCGGAGCTTGCCGCCGCCGCCCGCCCGAGGCAAGCTTGCCGGCATGAGCCAAGACCATACGCACGACCACTCCTGCTGCGGTGGGGATCACCACCACGGCCATTCCCACCAGAATAGCGAGGGCGCCGAGGGCCGCGCCGATCTGTCCGGCCCGGCGGAAAGCCCGATCACCGTCGAGGTGACGCGCGGCAGCCTGGTGGAATCGGTCCACCGCGCCCGCGCCTGCATCGTCGATGCCGGCGGTCATGTGCTGGCGCGCTGGGGCGACATCGACGCCTCCGTCTACCCGCGCTCCGCCATCAAGTCGCTGCAGGCGATCCCGCTGGTGGAAAGCGGCGCGCTCGACGCCTTCGGGCTGGGGGACGAGGAACTGGCGCTCGCCTGCTCCTCCCACAATGGCGAGGCGCGGCATACCGAACTGGTGCGGTCCTGGGCGGAGCGGGTCGGGCTGACGCTCGACGATTACGAATGCGGCGCGCAGATCCCCTACGATCCGGCCACCGCCGCGGATCTGGTCCGCCGCGGCGAGGCGCCGACCGCCTTCCACAACAACTGCTCCGGCAAGCACAGCGGCTTCCTGACCACGGCGAAGCACAGGGGCGAGCGGCTGAAGGGCTATGTCCGCTACGAACACCCGGTGCAGCAGCGCATCCTGGGCGTGATTGAGCAGATGACCGGCCAGGACCTGTTCGGCGCGCCCTGGGGTGTGGACGGCTGTTCCATCCCCACCATCGGCATCCCGCTGGGCGCCATCGCCTATGCCATGGCCCGCATCGCCGACCCGGTCGACCTGCCCGACGCGCGGGCTGCGGCCGTCACCCGCATCGCCGCCGCCTGGGGCAGGCACCCCTTCCTGATCGGCGGCACCGGCACCTTCGACACCGCGCTGATGGAGGCGGCCGGCGGCGCCGTGCTGGTCAAGGGCGGGGCCGAGGGCGTCGGCTGCGCCGTGATCCCGGAGCAGGGCATCGGCATCGCGCTGAAGATCGAGGACGGCGCAGCCCGCGCCCGCGATGTTGCCTTGGCCGCGCTGATCCGCTCGACCGGGGCGCTGACCGAGGCGCAATGGGCGCGCGTGCCGCAATTGCTGACCGCCCCGCTGCTGAACCGCGCCGGCACGCGGGTGGGCGAGGTGCGGCCGGCGGCGGGCTGGCCGGCGGCTTAACTCCGCAAGCGCGATCAAGCGGCTGCCGGCTAGCATCGGCGGGACTGGAGGATGTCACCCCATGGCCCACGACAGCATCTCCGCCGAACTGCCTGTACCTTGCTCCGCCGTCGCGGCGAAGCCCGGCACCCGGCTCGATTACGGCGACCGGACCGAACGGGTGGTGGCCTATATCGCCGCCAACCTGGACGAACCGCTCGACCTCGATCGGCTGGCGGAGGTCGCCTGCTTCTCGCCCTACCATTTTCACCGCATTTACCGGGCGATCACCGGCGAGACGGCGGCGGAAACCCTGCGCCGGCTGCGCCTGCACCGGGCGGCCGGCGATCTGGTGCGCGACAGCATCGCCATCCCGACCATCGCCCGGCGGGCGGGCTACGGCAGCGTCGAGGCCTTCACCCGTGCCTTCGGGCAAAGCTACGGCGTGACGCCGGCAGCCTATCGCAGGCAAGGACGGCTCAATCCTCCGGTTCCGACCACTCATCGAACGGAGGACAGCATGCACGAGGTCGAGATCCGCGACCTGCCCGCCTATCGCATCGTCGGGCTGCCGCACACCGGTCCCTACATGACCATCGGCGTCAGCTTCGACCGGCTCTATGCCTGGGCGTCGAAACAGGGGCTGATCGGTCCGGGCACCCGCAGCTTCGCCATCTATTACGACGATCCCGAATCGGTGAAGCCGGAGGAGTTGCGCTCCTTCGCCGGGCTGATGCTGAACCTGGGTGTCGTGGAGGACGGGGCGATCCGCGTGGTGGACATCCCCGGCGGGCGTCATGCCGTGGTCCGGCACCAGGGACCCTATGCCGAACTCGGCGCGGTCTACCGCTGGCTCTACGGCGAGTGGCTGCCCAGCAGCGGCCACACGCCGGGCGACGCCCCCTGCTACGAGGAATACCTCAACAACCCAAGGGCCTTGCCGCCGGCCGAGTGGCTGACCGAGATCTGCGTTCCGCTGGCGGACTGAGCTCGGCCACGCTCCCGCCACCGAACGGCTGCCATCGGACAGGCGCGGTGCTATGGTCGCCGCGCCCGTCCCTTATGAGCAGTCCCCCATGAGCATCGACGACCTGCGCGCCCAGTACGAAGCCTATCCCTACCCGGCGCGCAACCCGGCCGACGAATCCAAGCGCCTGATCACCGGGTCGCCCAGCCATCTGGACGAGCTGGTCCAGCATGTCTTCGGCGGCCGGATCGACCATTCCAAGCCGCTGCGCGTGCTGGTGGCCGGCGGCGGCACGGGGGACGGCACCATCATGCTGGCGCAGCAGATGGCCGATGCCGGCAATCCCGGCCGCATCACCTACATCGACTTGTCCGACGCCAGCCGCGCCGTCGCCGAGGCGCGGGCCAAGGCGCGCGGCCTGACCAACATCGACTTCCGCCGCGGATCGCTGCTGGAGCTCGATGGACTGGGACCGTTCGACTACATCGACTGCTGCGGCGTGCTGCACCATCTGGACGATCCGGCGGCGGGTCTGCGCTCGCTGGCCGGCGCACTGGCGCCCGGCGGCGGCATCGGCATCATGGTCTACGCCCCCTATGGCCGCACCGGCGTCTATCCGATGCAGGAGGCTCTGCGCGGCATGACCGAGGGGCTGCCGCCGACCGAGAAGGTGGCGCTGGCCCGCCGGCTGATCCAGGCTCTGCCGTCGACCAACTGGCTGCTGAACAACCCGCATATCAGCGACCACCGCCTCGCCGACGCCAACCTCTACGACCTGCTGCTGCACAGCTGCGACCGTCCCTACAGCATGCCGCAGCTGGCGGAGCTGGCGGACAGCGCCGGGCTGGCCATCGCGACGCTGATCGACCCGTTGCGCTACGAACCGTCGCTGTGGATCAAGGACGCCCGCGTGCTGAAGCGGCTGGAGGGGATGGGCATGCTGGAGCGCGCCGCCTGGACCGAGCGCATCACCGGCGCCTTCACCAAGCACATCGCCTATCTGCTGCGCCCGGCCGATCTGGATGCCGCCCGCATCGCGCCGGACGGGCCGGACGTTATCCCGGTCCTGCGCGACATCGACGGCCCGATGGTGGCGAAGACCGCGCCGCCCGGCGGCAGCCTGGAATTCGACCTGATGGGCAGCGTCGTGGCCCTGCCCCTGCCCCGGCTGGCCGGCCCGATCCTGTCGCGGAT is part of the Azospirillum lipoferum 4B genome and encodes:
- a CDS encoding class I SAM-dependent methyltransferase, producing the protein MSIDDLRAQYEAYPYPARNPADESKRLITGSPSHLDELVQHVFGGRIDHSKPLRVLVAGGGTGDGTIMLAQQMADAGNPGRITYIDLSDASRAVAEARAKARGLTNIDFRRGSLLELDGLGPFDYIDCCGVLHHLDDPAAGLRSLAGALAPGGGIGIMVYAPYGRTGVYPMQEALRGMTEGLPPTEKVALARRLIQALPSTNWLLNNPHISDHRLADANLYDLLLHSCDRPYSMPQLAELADSAGLAIATLIDPLRYEPSLWIKDARVLKRLEGMGMLERAAWTERITGAFTKHIAYLLRPADLDAARIAPDGPDVIPVLRDIDGPMVAKTAPPGGSLEFDLMGSVVALPLPRLAGPILSRIDGKTSLGALHTAIEPTTKATWEQFLTQFRQLFDALGGLGKMHLRRG
- a CDS encoding RNA methyltransferase gives rise to the protein MRGYFGIGVERISKPGNVGNLMRTAHAFGASFFFAIDPEPDLRETKLVDTSGATLHLPLYIHERVADFTLPRDCMLVGVELTDDAVELPSFRHPSRAAYVLGPERDSLSPALLARCDHVVKIPMSFCINVGVAGALVMYDRMISLGRFAERPVRPGGPLEGPAQHKHGKQIMRKEDRRRRIRGEQKPVPDDSDE
- a CDS encoding AraC family transcriptional regulator; the encoded protein is MAHDSISAELPVPCSAVAAKPGTRLDYGDRTERVVAYIAANLDEPLDLDRLAEVACFSPYHFHRIYRAITGETAAETLRRLRLHRAAGDLVRDSIAIPTIARRAGYGSVEAFTRAFGQSYGVTPAAYRRQGRLNPPVPTTHRTEDSMHEVEIRDLPAYRIVGLPHTGPYMTIGVSFDRLYAWASKQGLIGPGTRSFAIYYDDPESVKPEELRSFAGLMLNLGVVEDGAIRVVDIPGGRHAVVRHQGPYAELGAVYRWLYGEWLPSSGHTPGDAPCYEEYLNNPRALPPAEWLTEICVPLAD
- a CDS encoding asparaginase, translated to MSQDHTHDHSCCGGDHHHGHSHQNSEGAEGRADLSGPAESPITVEVTRGSLVESVHRARACIVDAGGHVLARWGDIDASVYPRSAIKSLQAIPLVESGALDAFGLGDEELALACSSHNGEARHTELVRSWAERVGLTLDDYECGAQIPYDPATAADLVRRGEAPTAFHNNCSGKHSGFLTTAKHRGERLKGYVRYEHPVQQRILGVIEQMTGQDLFGAPWGVDGCSIPTIGIPLGAIAYAMARIADPVDLPDARAAAVTRIAAAWGRHPFLIGGTGTFDTALMEAAGGAVLVKGGAEGVGCAVIPEQGIGIALKIEDGAARARDVALAALIRSTGALTEAQWARVPQLLTAPLLNRAGTRVGEVRPAAGWPAA
- a CDS encoding DUF1178 family protein — encoded protein: MILFALRCSADHRFEAWFRNGAAYDEQAAAHQIACPICGDTVVGKAPMAPRIAKGVARAADRARDQAEAVAANAPPSAAPAAPSNAAPATLPAPIPAPVPLPSAADMVAALPPSLNDAQREAVAEVMRQLTEVRRSVEKNCDYVGDRFAEEARRIHYGETDPRGIYGEASDDEVAELHEEGVTFHRIPWIPRTDS
- a CDS encoding DUF485 domain-containing protein, with the protein product MTPNATRILNNPKFQELVAKRSAFAWTLSIAMLVIYFGFILLVAFGKSFLGTPIGSGVTTWGIPVGVFTIVSAFILTGIYVYRANGEFDELNRQILEESK
- a CDS encoding cation acetate symporter, with amino-acid sequence MAGALVPASAYAAAVEGAVTKQATNWSAIIMFMIFVLLTLGITFWAARRTKSAKDFYAAGGGITGFQNGLAIAGDYMSAASFLGIAGLVYANGFDGLIFSVGWLVGWPIILFLIAERLRNLGKYTFADVASYRFQQTPIRTLSACGSLATVTFYLIAQMVGAGKLIQLLFGLDYLVAVIIVGVLMIGYVTFGGMLATTWVQIIKAVMLLSGASFMAFMILAKFGFSPEAMFKAAVDIHPKGLAIMSPGALISDPVSAISLGMALMFGTAGLPHILMRFFTVADAKEARKSVFYATGFIGYFYILTFIIGFGAILMILAPDATGAYPFLTAAPAAGAKAVIANVIGGTNMAAIHTAHAVGGDLFYGFISAVAFATILAVVAGLTLAGASAVSHDLYASVFAKGRVNEADEIRVSKITTVVIGVLSIVLGIAFENQNVAFMVGLAFVIAASANFPILLMSMFWNKMTTRGAVIGGTLGLVSAVSMLVLGPTVWKAVLGNPAALFPYDNPGLFSITIAFVGIWFFSITDNSAQAEKERKDFEAQYIRSQTGLGAEGASAH
- a CDS encoding class I SAM-dependent methyltransferase, which codes for MSTPHPLSPPSPWVERFAPLVRAGGPVLDLACGGGRHLRLFHRRGHPVAGLDRDLGGVADLDGSAGVTLIQADLESGDSGSHTPSLPTAGRFAGIVVTNYLHRPLFPAILAALEPGGVLIYETFADGNARFGRPSSPDFLLRRGELLEAVRGTLQVVAFEQGEISVPKPAVVQRICAVAGNDPLPL